From Pseudofrankia saprophytica, a single genomic window includes:
- a CDS encoding FadR/GntR family transcriptional regulator has product MVAEPRRARRNGRAPLREKPQLIADELRSLIVRGELADGELLGREPELVERFGVSRPSLREALRILEAEGLISVKRGVLGGVVVHRPDERLTARTAALLLQARNVPLADVYDARGMVEPVAARLVASSRSRRASAAELRRLIAEQLEVVDDPATFGQANARFHARLVELAGNQTLSLVAEMLQEIVARAVAAVSQPDDGRDTGAVRMRGLRSQARLVALIEAGEASAAEAHWAEHMAVVGRVMLTQRAKTVIDLMQHDY; this is encoded by the coding sequence GTGGTGGCGGAGCCGAGGCGGGCGCGCCGGAATGGCCGGGCTCCCCTCCGCGAGAAGCCACAGCTGATCGCCGACGAGCTCCGGAGCCTCATCGTGCGGGGCGAGCTGGCGGACGGCGAGCTGCTCGGGCGCGAGCCCGAGCTGGTGGAGCGCTTCGGCGTCTCCCGTCCCTCGTTGCGGGAGGCGCTGCGCATTCTCGAGGCCGAGGGCCTGATCTCGGTGAAGCGCGGCGTGCTCGGCGGGGTGGTCGTCCACCGGCCGGACGAACGGCTGACGGCGCGGACGGCGGCGCTCCTGCTCCAGGCGCGCAACGTGCCGCTAGCGGACGTCTACGACGCACGCGGCATGGTGGAGCCCGTCGCCGCGCGGCTGGTGGCGTCGTCGCGCTCCCGCCGCGCCTCGGCGGCCGAGCTGCGACGGCTCATCGCCGAGCAGCTCGAGGTGGTCGACGACCCCGCGACGTTCGGCCAGGCCAACGCGCGTTTCCATGCACGCCTCGTCGAGCTGGCCGGGAACCAGACGCTGAGCCTGGTGGCCGAGATGCTCCAGGAGATCGTGGCTCGGGCCGTCGCCGCGGTCAGTCAGCCCGATGACGGCCGGGATACCGGGGCTGTCCGGATGCGCGGCCTGCGCTCCCAGGCCAGGCTCGTGGCGCTCATCGAGGCCGGCGAGGCCAGCGCGGCGGAGGCCCACTGGGCGGAGCACATGGCGGTCGTGGGGCGAGTGATGCTCACGCAACGAGCGAAGACCGTCATCGACCTGATGCAGCACGACTACTGA
- a CDS encoding acyl-CoA synthetase: MQIEQQVEHPKRFAASAPDRPAVIVGDTTITYAELDARSNRLAHTFRAAGLKVGDNVAVLMENRAEYFEVTWAGLRAGLLVTPINWHLSTAEAAYIIADCGAAALVVSAGCADVVAGLGEVAPKLRLVVGGQIEGFEPYEQLVAGLPSSALDDEAEGNWMFYSSGTTGRPKGIRPTEVGGPVGLPTGFTAMVRHLFGGEESTVYFSPSPLYHAAPSGWAAAIHRIGGTVVVTPRFEPVEFLETIERHRVTLTQVVPTHLVRLLKLPEQERNRYDLSSLKVLVHAAAPCPAEIKRAALDWLGPVVHEYYAGSEGVGFCYIGPEEWLAHPGSVGRSMQGAVHIVDEQGAEVPPGTDGRVYFEPARRFEYHGDPEKTATVFDQRGWATYGEIGHVDADGYLYLTDRATNMIVSGGVNIYPRELEDVLIQHPDLVDVTVIGVPDPDLGESVRAVVQPAVYPPADPAALEAEIIAFCRDRIARFKAPRSVRFVAELPRLPTGKIARRLLPPEVST; the protein is encoded by the coding sequence ATGCAGATCGAACAGCAGGTCGAGCACCCGAAACGGTTCGCCGCGTCCGCGCCCGACCGGCCCGCGGTCATCGTCGGCGACACGACGATCACCTACGCGGAGCTGGACGCGCGGTCGAACCGGCTCGCGCACACCTTCCGGGCGGCGGGCCTGAAGGTCGGCGACAACGTCGCCGTGCTGATGGAGAACCGGGCCGAGTACTTCGAGGTCACCTGGGCCGGCCTGCGCGCCGGCCTGCTGGTCACCCCGATCAACTGGCATCTCTCGACCGCCGAGGCGGCGTACATCATCGCCGACTGCGGCGCCGCCGCCCTGGTGGTGTCCGCGGGCTGCGCCGACGTCGTGGCCGGGCTCGGCGAGGTGGCCCCGAAGCTCCGGCTGGTGGTCGGCGGGCAGATCGAGGGGTTCGAGCCCTACGAGCAGCTCGTTGCCGGCCTGCCGTCGTCGGCGCTCGACGACGAGGCCGAGGGCAACTGGATGTTCTACTCGTCGGGCACCACCGGCCGTCCCAAGGGCATCAGGCCGACCGAGGTCGGCGGCCCGGTCGGCCTGCCCACGGGATTCACCGCCATGGTCCGGCACCTGTTCGGCGGCGAGGAGTCCACCGTCTACTTCAGCCCGTCGCCGCTCTACCATGCGGCGCCATCGGGCTGGGCCGCCGCCATCCACCGGATCGGCGGCACGGTCGTCGTCACCCCGCGGTTCGAACCCGTCGAGTTCCTCGAGACGATCGAGCGCCACCGGGTCACCCTGACCCAGGTCGTCCCGACCCACCTCGTCCGGCTGTTGAAGCTCCCCGAACAGGAGCGGAACCGTTACGACCTGTCCAGCCTGAAGGTTCTCGTCCACGCCGCGGCGCCCTGCCCCGCCGAGATCAAGCGGGCCGCGCTCGACTGGCTCGGCCCGGTCGTCCACGAGTACTACGCCGGCAGCGAGGGCGTCGGCTTCTGCTACATCGGTCCCGAGGAATGGCTTGCCCACCCCGGCTCCGTCGGCCGCTCGATGCAGGGCGCGGTGCACATCGTCGACGAGCAGGGAGCTGAGGTTCCGCCAGGTACCGACGGACGGGTGTACTTCGAACCCGCCCGGCGCTTCGAGTACCACGGCGACCCGGAGAAGACCGCGACGGTGTTCGACCAGCGCGGCTGGGCCACCTACGGCGAGATCGGCCACGTCGACGCGGACGGCTACCTCTACCTCACCGACCGCGCGACGAACATGATCGTCTCGGGTGGCGTCAACATCTACCCGCGCGAGCTCGAGGACGTCCTGATCCAGCACCCCGACCTCGTGGACGTCACCGTGATCGGCGTTCCCGACCCGGACCTGGGTGAGTCCGTCCGTGCCGTGGTCCAGCCGGCGGTCTACCCGCCGGCGGACCCCGCGGCGCTGGAAGCGGAGATCATCGCCTTCTGCCGGGACCGCATCGCCCGCTTCAAGGCGCCCCGCTCGGTCCGCTTCGTCGCCGAGCTTCCTCGCCTGCCAACAGGCAAGATCGCCCGTCGGCTCCTCCCGCCCGAGGTCAGCACCTGA
- a CDS encoding PaaI family thioesterase: MDGGGPAGLVEGADRWTFGVEPLPAAADAAARLRRVAGLVLALERPDPALDELLGALDRAERALSQRVPADPGPRVGSAADGDGRAYVDHSRHIGAFNPCFPEYTIEVAGGRAIGTVNFPIVYEGPPGLVHGGFLALFFDAAIQHHNCELGEAGKTASLELRYRRPTPLLTDLSFELTRTVEGTRIHSTGQILAGDVVLCDARVEAVRGERSRLPVVSTRRAS; this comes from the coding sequence ATGGATGGCGGCGGCCCGGCCGGGCTCGTCGAGGGGGCGGACCGGTGGACGTTCGGCGTCGAGCCGCTGCCCGCGGCGGCCGACGCCGCGGCCCGGCTGCGTCGCGTCGCCGGCCTCGTCCTCGCGCTCGAGCGACCCGATCCCGCCCTCGACGAGCTCCTCGGCGCCCTGGACCGTGCGGAACGAGCACTGTCGCAGCGCGTGCCGGCGGACCCGGGGCCCAGAGTCGGTTCCGCGGCCGACGGCGACGGGCGGGCGTACGTCGACCATTCGCGGCACATCGGGGCGTTCAACCCCTGCTTCCCCGAATACACCATTGAGGTCGCCGGTGGTCGGGCGATTGGCACGGTGAACTTCCCGATCGTCTACGAGGGGCCGCCGGGCCTCGTCCACGGCGGATTCCTCGCGTTGTTCTTCGACGCGGCCATCCAGCACCACAACTGCGAGCTCGGCGAGGCGGGCAAGACGGCCAGCCTGGAGCTGCGCTACCGGCGGCCGACGCCGTTGCTCACCGATCTGAGCTTCGAGCTGACCCGCACGGTGGAGGGGACGCGTATCCATTCGACGGGCCAGATCCTCGCCGGGGACGTCGTGCTGTGCGACGCGCGGGTCGAGGCCGTCCGCGGCGAGCGCTCCCGGCTGCCGGTCGTGTCCACCCGCCGGGCGTCGTGA
- a CDS encoding TetR family transcriptional regulator, whose translation MPRDVGVRAQARQARSAATLERILEAAGRLFDEVGVEAATMNAIAERAGVSIGSVYRFFANKSALTETLTARWIDRIRHAVEPALLTGDATAGDSPASSAPTLTPPGLAGVGGPAIPAALAALPEPAASGASAVAVVLAVPAESAVPAESAGTEGVDTDPTAGIDESIDQFVGTLRRVLVELPGARGLLATTLREPPGETGQWIAYLDRYIARHAPDLPPDRRAHAARTYLTVTAALILAAVDAGPALGRYLDDVRTVLAGYTRELARASAAIRAARDASTP comes from the coding sequence ATGCCACGCGACGTCGGGGTGCGCGCGCAGGCGCGGCAGGCGCGCAGCGCCGCCACCCTCGAACGGATCCTCGAGGCCGCAGGCAGGCTGTTCGACGAGGTCGGCGTCGAGGCGGCGACCATGAACGCGATCGCCGAGCGGGCCGGAGTCTCGATCGGCTCGGTCTACCGGTTCTTCGCGAACAAGAGCGCCCTGACGGAGACCCTCACCGCCCGCTGGATCGACCGGATCCGCCACGCCGTCGAGCCCGCGCTGCTGACCGGGGACGCCACTGCGGGCGACAGCCCCGCGTCCAGCGCCCCGACACTCACGCCGCCAGGGCTGGCGGGAGTAGGAGGGCCGGCGATACCGGCAGCACTGGCGGCCCTACCGGAACCGGCGGCATCCGGGGCATCGGCGGTAGCGGTCGTGCTGGCGGTGCCTGCGGAGTCGGCGGTACCTGCGGAGTCGGCGGGAACGGAGGGCGTCGACACCGACCCGACGGCCGGCATCGACGAATCCATCGACCAGTTCGTCGGAACGCTGCGGCGGGTCCTCGTCGAGCTGCCGGGAGCCAGGGGTCTGCTCGCGACCACCCTGCGCGAGCCGCCCGGCGAGACCGGGCAGTGGATCGCCTACCTCGACCGTTACATCGCCCGACACGCGCCTGACCTGCCACCCGATCGCCGAGCCCACGCCGCCCGCACCTATCTGACGGTCACGGCCGCGCTCATCCTCGCCGCCGTCGACGCCGGGCCGGCGCTCGGCCGGTACCTCGACGACGTGCGCACGGTCCTCGCTGGCTACACCCGCGAACTCGCCCGAGCGTCGGCCGCCATCCGCGCGGCACGGGACGCGTCGACCCCGTGA
- a CDS encoding lipocalin family protein, with amino-acid sequence MKHALTRLPFERRRHRRLAVFLGALFAPLLLVLPAQGVSAATPPVSLPADEAAHPDSAMEWWYFTGHLQGTDVFGGHHEYGFEETIIRLDALATAPAASAYDGQLAISDITRGTFKQNMSMFSLQPDVIPPGGGFNNTVGLIHMDGKNRVNHLTGGFADLSYSGINLALTQSTPTALHGNAGVIPYGPFGESYYYSQTNLKAKGTLFDHGLLVNVTGIAWQDHQWGHFAAGTGGWDWFSIQLSNNTQYMLYYIKNASGQIVQTVGTLVEADGSTTNLNPSLVTETPLGTWTSPHSGHVFDQKWRVNVPGGTLTITPQLADQELYVPGIANATTGSYWEGSSAVTGTINGQSVTGQAYAELTPTFDMFTKGFIFDAIKQALGL; translated from the coding sequence ATGAAACACGCCCTCACTCGTTTACCCTTCGAACGACGCCGACACAGACGCTTAGCGGTGTTCCTCGGGGCACTGTTCGCGCCGCTCCTGCTCGTCCTGCCCGCACAGGGCGTGTCCGCCGCCACGCCGCCGGTCTCGCTGCCGGCCGACGAGGCGGCGCACCCGGACTCCGCCATGGAATGGTGGTACTTCACCGGGCACCTCCAGGGCACCGACGTCTTCGGCGGGCACCATGAGTACGGGTTCGAAGAGACGATCATCCGCTTGGACGCGCTGGCGACCGCGCCGGCGGCGTCGGCCTACGACGGGCAGCTCGCGATCAGCGACATCACCCGCGGCACGTTCAAGCAGAACATGTCGATGTTCTCCCTCCAGCCGGACGTCATACCTCCCGGTGGGGGCTTCAACAACACCGTCGGCCTGATCCACATGGACGGCAAGAACCGGGTCAACCACCTGACCGGCGGGTTCGCTGACCTCAGCTACTCGGGTATCAACCTCGCGCTGACCCAGTCGACGCCGACCGCCCTGCACGGCAACGCCGGCGTCATCCCGTACGGCCCGTTCGGTGAGTCCTATTACTACTCGCAGACGAACCTCAAGGCCAAGGGCACGCTGTTCGACCACGGCCTGCTGGTGAACGTCACCGGTATCGCCTGGCAGGACCACCAGTGGGGCCACTTCGCCGCCGGTACCGGCGGCTGGGACTGGTTCAGCATCCAGCTGTCGAACAACACCCAGTACATGCTGTATTACATCAAGAACGCGAGCGGGCAGATCGTCCAGACCGTCGGCACCCTGGTCGAGGCTGATGGCAGCACGACCAACCTCAACCCGTCGCTGGTCACCGAGACGCCGTTGGGCACCTGGACAAGCCCACACAGCGGGCACGTCTTCGACCAGAAATGGCGGGTCAACGTGCCCGGCGGCACGCTGACCATCACGCCTCAGCTCGCCGACCAGGAGCTGTATGTCCCGGGGATCGCGAACGCGACCACCGGCTCCTACTGGGAGGGCTCGTCGGCCGTCACCGGCACCATCAACGGCCAGTCCGTCACCGGACAGGCCTACGCCGAGCTGACCCCGACCTTCGACATGTTCACCAAGGGCTTCATCTTCGACGCGATCAAGCAGGCGCTCGGGCTGTAG
- a CDS encoding ABC transporter substrate-binding protein yields the protein MTLTSCAIGTEKTERTANAGCDAPGVSPGAIKVGLMYPNTGILSEAFTPARSGVEARIGLANQTGGINGRRVDLVWRDDAGAADTNGLTAKDLVEKDHVFGLIELSTAVSGSADYLDRNGVPVTGLTAESLWNDHANMFSFSYLFAKGTAVTTVGQYAKAQGGTRAVVLEDAVGGPTGEIADQLTASLKSQGIDVVRRIGLTTGWSSASWAADEIIASQADVIVGTVAMSSIAETLAAVRAEGGNPKAVLSPTGYNPDLLREQGPAIAGLTIWLNYTPFESQSPAIRRYQEAMAEFAPELDAPDQEVAVASYISADLFLRGLEAAGPCPTRQAFITNLRKVTDYDAGGLVPGTINLSQNRGKPNTCYAFVRANATADGFDVVRDSKGSGQWCGQLIHEPAAGNE from the coding sequence GTGACGCTCACCAGTTGCGCCATCGGGACGGAGAAAACCGAGCGGACCGCCAACGCGGGTTGCGACGCGCCTGGGGTATCCCCCGGCGCCATCAAGGTAGGACTGATGTACCCGAACACGGGAATCCTCTCCGAGGCGTTCACACCGGCGCGCAGCGGCGTCGAGGCCCGGATCGGCCTCGCCAACCAGACCGGCGGCATCAACGGCCGCAGGGTCGACCTGGTCTGGCGCGACGACGCCGGCGCGGCGGACACCAACGGCCTGACAGCCAAAGACCTCGTCGAAAAGGACCACGTCTTCGGCCTCATCGAGCTGAGTACCGCCGTCTCCGGGTCCGCGGACTACCTGGACCGCAACGGCGTGCCGGTGACCGGTCTCACCGCCGAGTCACTGTGGAACGATCACGCCAACATGTTCTCGTTCTCCTACCTGTTCGCCAAGGGGACCGCGGTCACCACCGTCGGCCAGTACGCGAAGGCCCAGGGCGGCACGAGGGCCGTCGTGCTCGAGGACGCCGTCGGCGGCCCCACGGGCGAGATCGCGGACCAGCTGACGGCCAGTCTGAAAAGCCAGGGCATCGATGTCGTCCGGCGAATCGGTCTGACGACCGGTTGGAGCAGCGCGTCGTGGGCGGCCGACGAGATCATCGCCAGCCAGGCGGACGTCATCGTCGGCACCGTGGCGATGAGCAGCATCGCCGAGACGCTGGCGGCGGTGCGTGCCGAAGGCGGCAACCCGAAGGCCGTGTTAAGCCCGACCGGCTACAACCCGGACCTGCTGCGCGAGCAGGGGCCGGCCATCGCCGGCTTGACGATCTGGCTCAACTACACCCCGTTCGAGTCCCAGTCGCCGGCCATTCGCCGTTACCAGGAGGCGATGGCCGAGTTCGCCCCCGAGCTGGACGCACCCGACCAGGAGGTCGCGGTCGCCTCCTACATCAGCGCGGACCTCTTCCTGCGCGGGCTCGAGGCCGCCGGCCCCTGCCCCACCCGCCAGGCCTTCATCACCAACCTGCGGAAGGTCACCGACTACGACGCAGGCGGCCTCGTCCCCGGCACCATCAACCTGTCCCAAAATCGCGGCAAGCCCAACACCTGCTACGCCTTCGTCCGCGCCAACGCCACCGCCGACGGCTTCGACGTCGTCAGGGACTCCAAGGGGTCGGGCCAATGGTGCGGCCAGCTGATACATGAACCGGCCGCGGGCAATGAGTGA
- a CDS encoding amidohydrolase family protein, whose protein sequence is MSRSIEFPVFDADNHMYETTDAFTKYLPAEYDGLVKYVQVGNRTKIALRGQISEYIPNPTFNVVAPPGAQELEFRLKNPSSKTKAGDIQVAPPPRYVPSIPAYFNPADRLELMNELSIDRAMMWPTLASLLEERLADDPEATVIVVRALNRWMHEHWTFNYENRIFPTPVITLPILDEALRELDWVIEHGARAILVRPAPVPGYGGQRRSFALPEFDPFWKRVEEAGIVVGMHASDDGFQRYLNDWEGASAEFLPFKSRRTAFAELVMSEHRVIKDVIASILGHGLATRFPGLRFLPVENGSSWVRPLVTQLEKLYERTPDLFDEDPMVAWHRCVYVHPFHEEDVVGLVKVLGADNVLFGSDYPHPEGLFDPVTFIDELDSLTVDEQRKIMGGNLGALMGVDPLAKVL, encoded by the coding sequence TTGTCGCGGTCGATCGAGTTTCCGGTCTTCGACGCGGACAACCACATGTACGAGACCACCGACGCGTTCACGAAGTACCTGCCGGCGGAGTACGACGGGCTCGTGAAGTACGTCCAGGTGGGCAACCGGACGAAGATCGCCCTCCGTGGGCAGATCAGTGAGTACATCCCGAACCCGACGTTCAACGTCGTCGCGCCGCCGGGAGCTCAGGAGCTCGAGTTCCGGCTGAAGAACCCGTCGTCGAAGACCAAGGCCGGTGACATCCAGGTCGCCCCGCCGCCGCGCTACGTGCCGTCGATCCCGGCGTACTTCAACCCGGCGGACCGGCTCGAGCTCATGAACGAGCTGAGCATCGACCGGGCGATGATGTGGCCGACGCTGGCGAGCCTGCTCGAGGAGCGCCTCGCGGACGACCCGGAGGCCACGGTCATCGTGGTCCGCGCGCTCAACCGGTGGATGCACGAGCACTGGACGTTCAACTACGAGAACCGGATCTTCCCGACGCCCGTCATCACGCTGCCGATCCTGGACGAGGCGCTGCGCGAGTTGGACTGGGTGATCGAGCACGGGGCCCGCGCCATCCTGGTCCGACCGGCGCCCGTGCCCGGCTACGGCGGGCAGCGCCGCTCGTTCGCGCTGCCCGAGTTCGACCCGTTCTGGAAGCGGGTCGAGGAGGCCGGCATCGTCGTCGGCATGCACGCCTCGGACGACGGCTTCCAGCGTTATCTGAACGACTGGGAGGGCGCGTCCGCCGAGTTCCTGCCGTTCAAGTCCAGGCGGACCGCATTCGCCGAGCTGGTGATGAGCGAGCACCGCGTCATCAAGGACGTCATCGCCTCGATCCTCGGACACGGCCTGGCCACTCGGTTCCCGGGGCTGCGCTTCCTGCCGGTCGAGAACGGCAGCTCCTGGGTCCGCCCGCTGGTGACGCAGCTGGAGAAGCTCTACGAGCGCACCCCGGACCTGTTCGACGAAGACCCGATGGTCGCCTGGCACCGCTGCGTCTACGTCCACCCGTTCCACGAGGAGGACGTGGTCGGCCTGGTCAAGGTGCTCGGCGCGGACAACGTGTTGTTCGGCTCCGACTATCCGCACCCGGAGGGCTTGTTCGACCCGGTGACGTTCATCGACGAGCTTGACAGTCTGACCGTCGACGAGCAGCGCAAGATCATGGGCGGCAACCTCGGCGCGCTGATGGGAGTCGACCCGCTCGCGAAGGTCCTGTAG
- a CDS encoding GNAT family N-acetyltransferase: MTVFEGFELDDDLGRVDRDAVWAFLSTSAYWGRWRRRADVDAQLDGAWRVVGVYETSTGELVGFARALSDGVALAYLADVFIVERVRGRGLGKALVTAMIDEGPGVNFRWMLHTADAHGLYKQHGFGAPDETYLERRART; this comes from the coding sequence ATGACGGTTTTCGAGGGGTTCGAGCTCGACGACGACCTGGGCCGGGTCGACCGCGACGCTGTCTGGGCGTTTCTGTCGACGAGCGCCTACTGGGGTCGGTGGCGGCGACGCGCGGATGTCGACGCCCAGCTCGACGGTGCCTGGCGGGTCGTCGGCGTCTACGAGACGAGCACGGGGGAGCTGGTGGGCTTCGCGCGGGCCCTTTCGGACGGCGTCGCGCTCGCCTATCTCGCGGACGTGTTCATCGTCGAACGGGTGCGTGGGAGGGGGCTGGGCAAGGCGCTGGTGACGGCGATGATCGACGAAGGCCCCGGCGTGAACTTCCGATGGATGCTGCACACCGCGGACGCGCACGGGCTGTACAAGCAGCACGGCTTCGGCGCACCTGACGAAACGTACTTGGAGCGAAGGGCGCGGACCTAG
- a CDS encoding tyrosine-type recombinase/integrase encodes MAARKGRRGAGEGAIYKSPDGRWRASVDLGWRDGKRQRKYLSGRTRAEVAEKLRKLRRQQEDGVVVAVTTGKKPPTVGQWVTFWVEHIAPARVRPSTLDGYRSKVNHRIIPALGGYKLEALQPENVETWRDELLAEGLAPATVRQCFRILSRALKVAVQRGKVARNVCALVDAPAVQRDEIRPLTAQQARQILKVAADDVNPARWSVALSLGLRQGEALGLAWDAVDLVRGTIAVRQALQRRPWQHGCGDTPCGKKRAGSCPSRVGGGGLVLVAPKSRAGRRTITLPRPLVRALRDQRDRQRKAAEHARDLWKNEWNLVFTQPNGCPLDPARDWATWKRLLEQAGVPHARLHDARHTAATLLLAQGTPARVAMEILGHSQISLTLDTYSHVIPEMQRDAADGIGSVLWDPEDDGQTSD; translated from the coding sequence ATGGCTGCGCGCAAGGGACGCCGCGGCGCTGGCGAGGGAGCAATCTACAAGTCGCCGGATGGCCGTTGGCGCGCGTCGGTCGACCTGGGCTGGAGGGACGGCAAGCGCCAACGCAAGTACCTGTCCGGCCGGACCCGCGCCGAGGTGGCCGAGAAGCTTCGGAAGCTACGTCGGCAGCAGGAGGACGGTGTCGTCGTCGCGGTGACGACCGGTAAGAAGCCGCCGACGGTCGGCCAGTGGGTGACGTTCTGGGTCGAGCACATCGCCCCGGCGCGGGTTCGGCCGTCGACGCTCGATGGGTACCGGAGCAAGGTCAACCATCGGATCATTCCGGCGTTGGGCGGCTACAAGCTCGAAGCGCTTCAGCCTGAGAACGTCGAGACCTGGCGGGATGAGCTGCTCGCCGAGGGCCTTGCCCCGGCGACCGTTCGGCAGTGCTTCCGTATTCTGAGCCGCGCACTCAAGGTCGCTGTGCAACGCGGAAAGGTCGCTCGCAACGTCTGCGCGTTGGTGGACGCGCCGGCCGTGCAACGCGATGAAATCCGACCGCTGACGGCCCAGCAGGCCCGGCAGATCCTCAAGGTCGCGGCCGACGACGTCAATCCGGCGCGATGGTCGGTCGCGCTCTCGCTGGGCTTGCGGCAGGGCGAAGCGCTCGGCTTGGCCTGGGACGCGGTCGACCTCGTCCGAGGAACCATCGCGGTCCGCCAAGCCCTCCAGCGCCGGCCCTGGCAGCACGGATGCGGCGACACGCCGTGCGGCAAGAAGCGCGCGGGAAGCTGCCCGTCCCGTGTCGGCGGTGGCGGCCTGGTCCTCGTCGCACCCAAGAGCCGCGCCGGGCGGCGCACGATCACCCTCCCGAGGCCGCTCGTCCGGGCGCTGCGCGACCAGCGCGACCGACAGAGGAAAGCGGCGGAGCACGCTCGCGACCTCTGGAAGAACGAATGGAACCTTGTCTTCACCCAGCCAAACGGCTGTCCCCTGGACCCTGCTCGCGACTGGGCCACCTGGAAGCGCCTTCTCGAACAGGCAGGCGTCCCGCACGCCCGGCTTCACGACGCCCGGCACACCGCGGCCACGCTGCTCCTGGCCCAGGGGACCCCGGCCCGCGTCGCCATGGAGATCCTCGGCCACTCGCAGATCAGCCTGACCCTCGACACCTACAGCCACGTCATCCCAGAGATGCAACGGGACGCCGCCGACGGCATCGGCTCGGTCCTCTGGGACCCAGAGGACGACGGCCAGACCTCCGACTAG
- a CDS encoding helix-turn-helix transcriptional regulator, whose protein sequence is MSTIKLMGAAEIAHLLDVSPSRVHQILRDDSTFPEPVAVLSMGKVWNADDVDRWHAARKAPRPSRDQGKAEEWSLDDLRQALDRYERLLVSSGKAPNTVRTYLDHPRRFLRWLAGDYDPMS, encoded by the coding sequence ATGTCGACGATCAAGCTCATGGGTGCGGCGGAGATCGCGCATCTCCTCGACGTGAGCCCGTCGCGGGTCCACCAGATCCTGCGCGACGACTCGACCTTTCCCGAACCCGTGGCCGTGCTGAGCATGGGGAAGGTGTGGAATGCCGACGACGTAGATCGGTGGCACGCCGCTCGTAAAGCGCCTCGGCCGTCCAGAGACCAAGGCAAGGCGGAAGAGTGGAGCCTAGACGATCTACGCCAGGCGCTTGACCGATACGAACGACTACTCGTGTCCAGCGGGAAGGCGCCCAACACCGTCCGGACCTATCTGGATCACCCCCGACGCTTCCTTCGATGGCTAGCCGGCGACTACGACCCGATGAGCTGA
- a CDS encoding helix-turn-helix domain-containing protein, with protein sequence MLTPAEAAELLGLGRSTVYELLASGELESICIGRARRIPRDALDSYVARLRGLGGEAA encoded by the coding sequence CTGCTGACTCCGGCTGAGGCGGCCGAACTACTCGGCCTCGGCCGCTCCACCGTCTACGAACTCCTCGCGTCCGGCGAACTCGAATCGATCTGCATCGGCAGGGCTCGACGCATTCCACGCGACGCCTTGGACAGCTACGTCGCCCGGCTCCGCGGCCTCGGCGGAGAAGCAGCGTGA
- a CDS encoding IS5 family transposase, whose product MGRSRRYPSDMSDEEWAYVAPLLPPVPKDGRPESHDRRDIVDAILYVAHNGIVWRALPADFPPWKTVYGFFDRWKRKGVVIRVHDGLRDQLRQAEGRRPRPTAGVIDSQSVKGAQTVTHPSRGYDAGKKVNGRKRFIVVDTLGLLLGVLVLPASRQDRDGARQLLLDHYFTTPTCRHLFADGGFAGKFVTWATDILKTTVEVVRKKDGQKGFTALPKRWVVERTLAWLTAHRRLARDYERDPASSVAFIRWAMIRTMARRLVRGKPVERWTAREQPNTAS is encoded by the coding sequence ATGGGACGATCTCGCCGCTATCCCTCGGATATGTCGGATGAGGAGTGGGCGTACGTGGCGCCGCTGTTGCCGCCGGTTCCGAAGGACGGCCGGCCCGAGAGCCATGACCGGCGCGACATCGTGGACGCGATCCTGTACGTGGCCCACAACGGGATCGTGTGGCGGGCGCTGCCGGCGGACTTCCCACCCTGGAAGACGGTCTACGGCTTCTTCGACCGGTGGAAACGCAAGGGCGTCGTCATCCGGGTCCACGACGGGCTGCGCGACCAGTTGCGCCAGGCCGAGGGCCGCCGGCCGCGGCCGACCGCCGGGGTGATCGACTCCCAGTCCGTGAAGGGCGCCCAGACCGTCACCCACCCCAGCCGTGGCTACGACGCGGGCAAGAAGGTCAACGGCCGCAAGCGGTTCATCGTCGTCGACACGTTGGGCCTGCTGCTGGGGGTACTCGTGCTGCCCGCCAGCCGCCAGGACCGCGACGGCGCTCGCCAACTCCTGCTCGACCACTACTTCACCACCCCGACGTGTCGGCACCTGTTCGCCGACGGCGGCTTCGCCGGCAAGTTCGTCACCTGGGCCACCGACATTCTCAAGACCACCGTCGAGGTCGTCCGCAAGAAAGACGGACAGAAAGGCTTCACCGCCCTCCCGAAACGATGGGTCGTCGAGCGCACCCTGGCCTGGCTCACCGCGCACCGCCGCCTCGCCCGCGACTACGAACGAGACCCGGCAAGCTCGGTCGCCTTCATCCGCTGGGCCATGATCCGCACCATGGCCCGCCGCCTCGTCCGCGGCAAGCCCGTCGAACGCTGGACGGCCCGCGAGCAACCGAACACGGCGAGCTGA